The Bos taurus isolate L1 Dominette 01449 registration number 42190680 breed Hereford chromosome 18, ARS-UCD2.0, whole genome shotgun sequence genome has a window encoding:
- the C18H16orf46 gene encoding uncharacterized protein C16orf46 homolog isoform X1: protein MDFGHKNETELENSENYEIESTEETELIYTCPDERSEKNHVCCLLNISDITLEQDKKAKEFVIGTGWEEAVRGWGQISPTACIWPRKKLKKARVGESASSCLLCVNLSHGSLEARPQSEGGKLESGASAPAPAEAGPEKDGGSLSQTPGIPPGSTTTSREVNKICFPTYSQGEKKSLQIKEFIWCLEDWATPETVRGKDPRRPWRGTDRILPASDSLTSKALLVLPPLKSSPPDGLDVLGKKTKNFFLRPEEKGLSVEKDECVAYAYGVKAVDGAGEKQPTELARHHRVKDMQPFLTPVARTPLLPEPEPCCLHWSRLPEKNLLCPPCYLATFQLLQKQGARNYKARLKAREPRPPMKTPKRVLTEAKQENRPQMLETKVFSRPLLPSLTVSRVVIPISTHRLL, encoded by the exons ATGGATTTCGGTCACAAAAATGAGACTGAATTAGAAAATAGTGAAAATTATGAAATTGAAAGCACAGAAGAAACTGAATTAATCTATACTTGTCCAgatgaaagaagtgaaaagaatcATGTTTGTTGTCTTCTCAATATCAGTGACATTACACTTGAACAAGATAAAAAAGCCAAAGAGTTTGTCATTGGAACTGGATGGGAAGAAGCA GTCCGAGGCTGGGGACAGATTTCTCCAACTGCCTGCATCTGGCCCAGGAAGAAGCTtaagaaggcgagggtgggagaAAGTGCCAGCAGCTGCTTACTCTGTGTCAATCTCTCCCATGGGAGCCTGGAGGCCAGGCCTCAGTCAGAGGGCGGGAAGTTGGAGTCTGGGGCTTCAGCTCCAGCTCCAGCCGAGGCAGGCCCAGAGAAGGATGGAGGCAGCCTCTCCCAGACCCCAGGCATCCCCCCAGGCTCCACTACGACCTCCAGGGAAGTTAACAAAATCTGCTTTCCCACCTACAGTcagggagagaagaaaagtcTGCAAATAAAGGAGTTCATTTGGTGCCTGGAAGACTGGGCCACCCCGGAGACCGTTAGGGGCAAGGACCCCAGAAGGCCCTGGAGAGGCACCGACAGAATTCTCCCCGCCTCAGACTCCCTGACTTCCAAAGCCCTTTTAGTCCTCCCTCCCTTGAAGTCTTCGCCCCCAGATGGCTTGGATGTTCTGGGTAAGAAGACTAAGAACTTTTTCTTgcggccagaagagaaggggctgAGTGTGGAAAAGGATGAGTGTGTGGCTTATGCCTATGGAGTGAAAGCGGTTGATGGGGCAGGCGAAAAGCAGCCCACTGagctggccaggcaccacagagTCAAGGACATGCAGCCTTTCCTCACCCCGGTGGCCCGGACGCCCCTGCTGCCCGAGCCTGAGCCCTGCTGCCTGCACTGGTCCCGCCTGCCTGAGAAAAACCTGCTGTGCCCTCCCTGCTATCTTGCCACCTTCCAGCTTTTGCAGAAACAAGGAGCGAGGAACTACAAAGCCAGACTCAAAGCCAGGGAGCCCAGACCTCCCATGAAAACCCCAAAGCGCGTCCTCACAGAGGCCAAGCAGGAAAACAGGCCCCAAATGTTGGAGACCAAAGTGTTCTCAAGACCTCTCTTGCCGTCCCTCACAGTGAGCAGAGTTGTTATTCCCATTTCCACTCACAGACTCCTTTGA
- the C18H16orf46 gene encoding uncharacterized protein C16orf46 homolog isoform X2, giving the protein MDFGHKNETELENSENYEIESTEETELIYTCPDERSEKNHVCCLLNISDITLEQDKKAKEFVIGTGWEEAVRGWGQISPTACIWPRKKLKKARVGESASSCLLCVNLSHGSLEARPQSEGGKLESGASAPAPAEAGPEKDGGSLSQTPGIPPGSTTTSREVNKICFPTYSQGEKKSLQIKEFIWCLEDWATPETVRGKDPRRPWRGTDRILPASDSLTSKALLVLPPLKSSPPDGLDVLGKKTKNFFLRPEEKGLSVEKDECVAYAYGVKAVDGAGEKQPTELARHHRVKDMQPFLTPVARTPLLPEPEPCCLHWSRLPEKNLLCPPCYLATFQLLQKQGARNYKARLKAREPRPPMKTPKRVLTEAKQENRPQMLETKVFSRPLLPSLTHRKKKIK; this is encoded by the exons ATGGATTTCGGTCACAAAAATGAGACTGAATTAGAAAATAGTGAAAATTATGAAATTGAAAGCACAGAAGAAACTGAATTAATCTATACTTGTCCAgatgaaagaagtgaaaagaatcATGTTTGTTGTCTTCTCAATATCAGTGACATTACACTTGAACAAGATAAAAAAGCCAAAGAGTTTGTCATTGGAACTGGATGGGAAGAAGCA GTCCGAGGCTGGGGACAGATTTCTCCAACTGCCTGCATCTGGCCCAGGAAGAAGCTtaagaaggcgagggtgggagaAAGTGCCAGCAGCTGCTTACTCTGTGTCAATCTCTCCCATGGGAGCCTGGAGGCCAGGCCTCAGTCAGAGGGCGGGAAGTTGGAGTCTGGGGCTTCAGCTCCAGCTCCAGCCGAGGCAGGCCCAGAGAAGGATGGAGGCAGCCTCTCCCAGACCCCAGGCATCCCCCCAGGCTCCACTACGACCTCCAGGGAAGTTAACAAAATCTGCTTTCCCACCTACAGTcagggagagaagaaaagtcTGCAAATAAAGGAGTTCATTTGGTGCCTGGAAGACTGGGCCACCCCGGAGACCGTTAGGGGCAAGGACCCCAGAAGGCCCTGGAGAGGCACCGACAGAATTCTCCCCGCCTCAGACTCCCTGACTTCCAAAGCCCTTTTAGTCCTCCCTCCCTTGAAGTCTTCGCCCCCAGATGGCTTGGATGTTCTGGGTAAGAAGACTAAGAACTTTTTCTTgcggccagaagagaaggggctgAGTGTGGAAAAGGATGAGTGTGTGGCTTATGCCTATGGAGTGAAAGCGGTTGATGGGGCAGGCGAAAAGCAGCCCACTGagctggccaggcaccacagagTCAAGGACATGCAGCCTTTCCTCACCCCGGTGGCCCGGACGCCCCTGCTGCCCGAGCCTGAGCCCTGCTGCCTGCACTGGTCCCGCCTGCCTGAGAAAAACCTGCTGTGCCCTCCCTGCTATCTTGCCACCTTCCAGCTTTTGCAGAAACAAGGAGCGAGGAACTACAAAGCCAGACTCAAAGCCAGGGAGCCCAGACCTCCCATGAAAACCCCAAAGCGCGTCCTCACAGAGGCCAAGCAGGAAAACAGGCCCCAAATGTTGGAGACCAAAGTGTTCTCAAGACCTCTCTTGCCGTCCCTCACA
- the C18H16orf46 gene encoding uncharacterized protein C16orf46 homolog isoform X3: MDFGHKNETELENSENYEIESTEETELIYTCPDERSEKNHVCCLLNISDITLEQDKKAKEFVIGTGWEEAVRGWGQISPTACIWPRKKLKKARVGESASSCLLCVNLSHGSLEARPQSEGGKLESGASAPAPAEAGPEKDGGSLSQTPGIPPGSTTTSREVNKICFPTYSQGEKKSLQIKEFIWCLEDWATPETVRGKDPRRPWRGTDRILPASDSLTSKALLVLPPLKSSPPDGLDVLGKKTKNFFLRPEEKGLSVEKDECVAYAYGVKAVDGAGEKQPTELARHHRVKDMQPFLTPVARTPLLPEPEPCCLHWSRLPEKNLLCPPCYLATFQLLQKQGARNYKARLKAREPRPPMKTPKRVLTEAKQENRPQMLETKVFSRPLLPSLTHKLYIF, from the exons ATGGATTTCGGTCACAAAAATGAGACTGAATTAGAAAATAGTGAAAATTATGAAATTGAAAGCACAGAAGAAACTGAATTAATCTATACTTGTCCAgatgaaagaagtgaaaagaatcATGTTTGTTGTCTTCTCAATATCAGTGACATTACACTTGAACAAGATAAAAAAGCCAAAGAGTTTGTCATTGGAACTGGATGGGAAGAAGCA GTCCGAGGCTGGGGACAGATTTCTCCAACTGCCTGCATCTGGCCCAGGAAGAAGCTtaagaaggcgagggtgggagaAAGTGCCAGCAGCTGCTTACTCTGTGTCAATCTCTCCCATGGGAGCCTGGAGGCCAGGCCTCAGTCAGAGGGCGGGAAGTTGGAGTCTGGGGCTTCAGCTCCAGCTCCAGCCGAGGCAGGCCCAGAGAAGGATGGAGGCAGCCTCTCCCAGACCCCAGGCATCCCCCCAGGCTCCACTACGACCTCCAGGGAAGTTAACAAAATCTGCTTTCCCACCTACAGTcagggagagaagaaaagtcTGCAAATAAAGGAGTTCATTTGGTGCCTGGAAGACTGGGCCACCCCGGAGACCGTTAGGGGCAAGGACCCCAGAAGGCCCTGGAGAGGCACCGACAGAATTCTCCCCGCCTCAGACTCCCTGACTTCCAAAGCCCTTTTAGTCCTCCCTCCCTTGAAGTCTTCGCCCCCAGATGGCTTGGATGTTCTGGGTAAGAAGACTAAGAACTTTTTCTTgcggccagaagagaaggggctgAGTGTGGAAAAGGATGAGTGTGTGGCTTATGCCTATGGAGTGAAAGCGGTTGATGGGGCAGGCGAAAAGCAGCCCACTGagctggccaggcaccacagagTCAAGGACATGCAGCCTTTCCTCACCCCGGTGGCCCGGACGCCCCTGCTGCCCGAGCCTGAGCCCTGCTGCCTGCACTGGTCCCGCCTGCCTGAGAAAAACCTGCTGTGCCCTCCCTGCTATCTTGCCACCTTCCAGCTTTTGCAGAAACAAGGAGCGAGGAACTACAAAGCCAGACTCAAAGCCAGGGAGCCCAGACCTCCCATGAAAACCCCAAAGCGCGTCCTCACAGAGGCCAAGCAGGAAAACAGGCCCCAAATGTTGGAGACCAAAGTGTTCTCAAGACCTCTCTTGCCGTCCCTCACA